From a region of the Thermus caldilimi genome:
- a CDS encoding Uma2 family endonuclease has translation MATRYRFRVEEFERAFRDVPRVELLRGEVYQMSPIGPKHFLAAMRLDHMLKEALQGKALVAVQSPLHLSEDSEPEPDLLVLQPPLERYEGRLPRPEDVLLLVEVADTSLEFDREVKLPLYAEAGIPEVWLVNLKEDLLEVYREPREGRYRSIRLLSPSEPVSPLAFPEISLPWAPSP, from the coding sequence ATGGCCACCCGCTACCGCTTCCGCGTGGAGGAGTTTGAGCGGGCCTTCCGGGATGTGCCCCGGGTGGAGCTCCTAAGGGGAGAGGTCTACCAGATGAGCCCGATTGGACCCAAGCACTTTCTTGCGGCGATGCGCCTTGATCACATGTTGAAGGAGGCCCTCCAAGGCAAGGCCTTGGTGGCGGTGCAGTCCCCCCTTCATCTTTCAGAGGATTCCGAGCCAGAACCCGATCTCCTGGTGCTTCAACCCCCCTTGGAACGCTACGAGGGCCGGCTCCCCCGCCCTGAGGATGTTCTTCTGCTCGTGGAGGTAGCCGACACCTCCTTGGAGTTTGACCGGGAGGTAAAGCTTCCCCTTTATGCCGAGGCCGGGATCCCCGAGGTCTGGCTGGTGAACCTCAAGGAGGACCTCCTCGAGGTCTACCGGGAGCCCCGTGAGGGACGCTACCGGTCCATCCGCCTCCTCTCCCCCTCCGAGCCCGTAAGCCCCTTGGCCTTCCCCGAGATCAGCCTGCCCTGGGCACCATCTCCTTGA
- a CDS encoding ABC transporter permease, which produces MRKAKTLLAVYLAYMLEYRAELFLWALAGALPLILLGVWTEAARGGEFALSPGEFARYFLMVFLVRQATVVWVVWEFERDVVEGRLSFRLLRPLDPFFDHLAAHVAERLARLPFVVLLTLLFFWLFPEARFVPEPGPFLLGFLFTLLAFLLRYLMQYTTAMLTFFTERAVSVEEVFFLLYLFLSGTIAPLEVFPEPLRTLALLTPFPYLVYLPAALLAGQKVDLFPGVWVMLFWGVAFLLLWRLLWRMGLRHYSSQGA; this is translated from the coding sequence ATGAGGAAAGCCAAAACCCTCCTCGCCGTCTACCTGGCCTACATGCTGGAGTACCGGGCGGAGCTCTTCCTCTGGGCCCTGGCCGGGGCCTTGCCCCTGATCCTCCTCGGGGTCTGGACCGAGGCAGCCAGGGGCGGGGAGTTTGCCCTGTCCCCGGGGGAGTTTGCCCGTTACTTCCTCATGGTCTTCCTGGTGCGCCAGGCCACGGTGGTCTGGGTGGTGTGGGAGTTTGAGCGGGATGTGGTGGAAGGGCGGCTTTCCTTCCGGCTCTTAAGGCCCCTGGACCCCTTTTTTGACCACCTGGCGGCCCACGTGGCCGAGCGCCTGGCCCGGTTGCCCTTCGTGGTGCTCCTCACCCTCCTCTTCTTCTGGCTCTTCCCCGAGGCCCGCTTTGTGCCTGAACCTGGCCCCTTCCTCCTGGGGTTCCTTTTCACCCTTTTGGCCTTTTTGCTCCGCTACCTGATGCAGTACACCACCGCCATGCTCACCTTCTTCACGGAGCGGGCGGTTTCGGTGGAAGAGGTCTTCTTCCTCCTCTACCTCTTCCTCTCCGGCACCATCGCCCCCCTCGAGGTCTTCCCCGAGCCCCTAAGGACCCTAGCCCTCCTCACCCCCTTCCCCTACCTGGTCTACCTGCCCGCAGCCCTCCTGGCCGGGCAAAAGGTGGATCTGTTCCCGGGGGTTTGGGTGATGCTCTTCTGGGGCGTAGCCTTTCTTCTCCTCTGGCGGCTCTTGTGGCGCATGGGGCTAAGGCACTACTCGAGCCAAGGAGCATAA
- a CDS encoding ABC transporter ATP-binding protein, translating to MSAEPIILAQDLTKHYRVALKEESLLATLRHFLLRQYRTVKAVEGVSFQIARGEVVGFLGPNGAGKTTTLKMLTGLIHPTRGKAVVAGHIPWRREKAFLKKITLVMGNKQQLIWDLPALDTFRLNAAIYDIPEGEFRKRVSELSEMLSLTNKLHQPVRKLSLGERMKAELLAALLHRPEVLFLDEPTLGLDVNAQVAVREFIREYNRRYGATVLLTSHYMADIAALAERVLVIHQGRLLYDGPLAGLLERFAPYREVGLTLAYPLPREAFLAFGEVRDLEGLKARLLVPRERLTERVAEILKSLPVEDLEVREPPLEEVIARVYKIAPSGLSETPALEEA from the coding sequence GTGTCGGCGGAACCCATCATCCTTGCCCAGGACCTCACCAAGCACTACCGGGTGGCCCTGAAGGAGGAAAGCCTCCTCGCCACCCTGCGCCACTTTCTCCTGCGCCAGTACCGCACGGTGAAGGCGGTGGAAGGGGTGAGCTTTCAAATCGCAAGGGGCGAGGTGGTAGGCTTTCTGGGCCCCAACGGGGCGGGTAAGACCACCACCTTGAAGATGCTCACCGGCCTGATCCACCCCACCCGGGGTAAGGCGGTGGTGGCGGGACACATTCCCTGGCGGCGGGAAAAGGCCTTCTTGAAAAAGATCACCCTGGTGATGGGCAACAAGCAGCAGCTCATCTGGGACCTGCCCGCCCTGGACACCTTCCGCCTCAACGCCGCCATCTACGATATCCCCGAAGGGGAGTTCCGGAAGCGGGTTTCGGAGCTTTCGGAAATGCTTTCCCTAACGAATAAGCTCCACCAGCCCGTGCGCAAGCTCTCCCTGGGGGAAAGGATGAAGGCCGAGCTTCTGGCGGCCCTTCTCCACCGCCCGGAGGTGCTCTTTCTGGACGAGCCCACCCTGGGCCTGGACGTGAACGCCCAGGTGGCGGTGCGGGAGTTCATCCGGGAGTACAACCGGCGCTACGGGGCCACGGTTCTCCTCACCAGCCATTACATGGCGGACATCGCCGCCCTGGCGGAACGGGTCTTGGTGATCCACCAGGGAAGGCTCCTCTACGATGGACCCCTGGCAGGGCTTCTGGAACGCTTCGCCCCCTACCGGGAGGTGGGGCTCACCCTGGCCTACCCCCTGCCCAGGGAAGCCTTCCTGGCCTTCGGGGAGGTCAGGGACCTCGAGGGCCTAAAGGCCCGGCTTCTGGTGCCCCGGGAGAGGCTTACGGAAAGGGTGGCGGAGATCCTTAAAAGCCTTCCCGTGGAGGACCTAGAGGTGCGGGAGCCCCCTTTGGAAGAGGTCATCGCCCGGGTGTACAAGATCGCCCCTTCGGGGCTGAGCGAAACCCCCGCCCTGGAGGAGGCATGA
- a CDS encoding ABC transporter permease, which yields MFPVRYLRVFLLFLRLSLAAEMEYRLNFLLGLLSSALTLLGALFGLVLLYQGGYRPGGWAWEEALLVLAAFTLLQGLGSTLLAPNLNKIVEHVQQGTLDFVLLKPLDSQFWLSLRVFSPWGLGDFLLGLGLLFYAGMRLGLGPWDYLAFAGYWVLGALMLYSLWFLLATTSIWFVKIYNATEVLRGLLEAGRFPVGAYPALYRVFFTFVVPVAFLTTVPAQAALKRGEVPLLASALALSLFLLCRGFFRFALRGYTSASS from the coding sequence ATGTTCCCTGTGCGGTACCTGAGGGTTTTCCTGCTTTTCCTTCGCCTCAGCCTGGCGGCGGAGATGGAGTACCGGCTCAACTTCCTCCTGGGCCTTCTCTCCTCGGCCCTGACCCTTCTTGGGGCCCTGTTCGGTCTGGTGCTCCTCTACCAAGGAGGGTACCGGCCCGGAGGGTGGGCCTGGGAGGAGGCGCTTTTGGTCCTGGCGGCTTTCACCCTTCTGCAGGGCCTGGGGAGCACCCTTCTGGCCCCAAATCTCAACAAGATCGTGGAACACGTGCAGCAGGGCACCCTGGACTTCGTCCTTCTGAAGCCCTTGGATTCCCAGTTCTGGCTTTCCTTGAGGGTCTTTTCCCCTTGGGGCCTGGGGGATTTTCTCCTGGGGCTCGGCCTTCTTTTCTATGCAGGGATGCGCCTGGGGCTTGGACCCTGGGACTATCTGGCCTTCGCCGGGTACTGGGTGCTGGGGGCCTTGATGCTCTATAGCCTCTGGTTCCTCCTGGCCACCACCAGTATCTGGTTCGTGAAGATCTACAACGCCACCGAGGTCCTTAGGGGGCTACTGGAGGCGGGCCGGTTTCCCGTGGGGGCCTATCCGGCCTTGTACCGGGTCTTCTTCACCTTCGTGGTTCCCGTGGCCTTTCTCACCACCGTGCCCGCCCAGGCCGCCCTAAAAAGGGGGGAGGTTCCCCTTCTCGCCTCGGCCCTCGCCCTTTCCCTCTTCCTCCTTTGCCGGGGGTTTTTCCGCTTCGCCTTAAGGGGTTATACCTCGGCGAGCAGTTAA
- the bshB1 gene encoding bacillithiol biosynthesis deacetylase BshB1: protein MLDLLVLAPHPDDGELGCGGTLARAKAEGLSTGILDLTRGEMGSKGTPEERAKEVEEASRILGLDYRGNLGLPDGGLGDVLEQRLKLAQALRQLRPRIVLAPLEADRHPDHTAASRLAVAAVHLAGLRKAPLEGEPHRVERLFFYPGNHPFTPSFLVKISAFIDQWEQAVLAYRSQFSGEGVSETVGPKGVEARKAMRRHFGNYLGVDYAEPFVSPLPVLYTPWSRA from the coding sequence GTGCTTGACCTCCTGGTCCTTGCCCCTCATCCCGATGACGGGGAGCTGGGATGCGGGGGAACCCTGGCCCGGGCCAAGGCCGAGGGGCTCAGCACGGGGATTTTGGACCTCACCCGGGGCGAGATGGGCTCCAAGGGTACGCCGGAGGAGAGGGCCAAGGAGGTGGAGGAGGCAAGCCGTATCCTGGGTCTGGACTATAGGGGCAACCTGGGCCTGCCGGATGGGGGCCTTGGGGATGTCCTGGAGCAACGCCTTAAGCTTGCCCAGGCCTTGAGGCAGCTTAGGCCCCGCATCGTCCTCGCTCCCCTCGAGGCCGACCGCCACCCCGACCACACCGCAGCAAGCCGCCTGGCGGTGGCGGCGGTGCATCTGGCAGGCCTCAGGAAAGCCCCCCTCGAGGGGGAGCCCCACCGGGTGGAGCGGCTTTTCTTCTACCCTGGAAACCATCCCTTTACCCCGAGCTTCCTGGTGAAGATCTCCGCCTTCATAGACCAGTGGGAGCAGGCAGTGCTGGCCTACAGGAGCCAGTTTTCCGGGGAGGGGGTGAGCGAGACCGTAGGGCCCAAGGGGGTGGAGGCCAGGAAGGCCATGCGCCGCCACTTCGGCAACTACCTGGGGGTGGACTACGCCGAGCCCTTCGTGAGCCCCTTGCCCGTCCTCTACACCCCCTGGAGCCGGGCTTAA